The following nucleotide sequence is from Primulina tabacum isolate GXHZ01 chromosome 2, ASM2559414v2, whole genome shotgun sequence.
ATGATTCAAAAAAAGACAATGATCTCTCAATGAACACTCAATTAAACTGAACCTGAACTACGAATCCTTCAATGCAATGTCATTCGACCTGGGAACAGAAATATCACAACCACACAACATGAACTAAGCATACTTTAGACCATCGTCTCTTCTCTCTCTTTTGTAGTGGTATATAAACGTAAGATTAGAAGTAAAATTAGAAGTAAAATCCACAGTCACTCTGTGCCTCAACAGGTTTTTCAGACTTAGCAGAGAGGCAACACTTCTAAGGTTTAAATTAAGAAGACGTCGCACAAAACCTAAAATATAGACCACCAAATGTCTCACTATCCCATGCAAATTATAAAacagaagaaagaaaatacCACATATGGTCTAAACAGAAAAGGAATAATAGGGAAAAAATTGAGCAAGCTAAACAAATCAAATAGGGAAATTGCCAAGAAAACACAAATTCTCACCAAGTTGCAGATCATGATCATCAGCAGATGCATCTGACATGTCGGTATCACGAACAGCGACAACAGAGGAAGAATCATCCATGGACATTTCTAGGGCCTGATGCAACAGTGCATTATCATCATCCTGTAAATGACTCACAATCACGTGTTTACACCCAGTTAATCGCCCATAGTGCTCATGCGTAAGTAGACCAATATGGAAAAGTTCATTGTTCAGCAACTCAAACATCCAAACAGTTTTAGTGAAAAAAGGAAATAAAAATTAACATTGTAAACTGAAGTTTGTGCTCCAGATGGCTGTAATTCACATAAATGAGACTGGCCATGAGCAGTTTTCTTGGACACCAAAAAAATCTCTTCTGAAGTTTGTTTCAGAAACTGCAGCAATACTCTCAACCCCCTAACAAAAAGTACACAAAGAGAATTCCTTTACCTGTGCatccaaaattttaaataaatgacaAATTCCACAAGTCATAAagatttcaaaatatttgtgAGCCCGTTTGCTAAATTCTTTGTTGTTTTTGTAAGGCAGACTAATTTAAGATTTTCCCACTTCAATTTGTCCACAGGATCAAAAACATAATATTGAGATGCAGTTGCATATGATAGCAGAAGCATAGAACCAATAGTAGTATAAACTTAATGGAACTTATTGCCAAAATCAGGCAACAGTAGCATCATCTCCGTAATAATGAaccaataaaataacaatttttgttaaataaatcCCAACAATGCGAGGCGGACCCGGTCAGAGAACCTCACTTGAGAGTTCTTTGGAACCAAGTATCTAATAGCCATGTGTACCAAAGGAAGAGAGTGCATTAGATCAAGTGCCTCATGTTGGAATATACACCAAATTTGAGCGAGATTTAGTTCCAGTTTTCATATTCCACAAACTATTTTAACTAATATTCCAAACTGTTTTGGACAAAGCTAAAGCAATAACACTTCAAGAAGCAAACAAATAATTTCCATAATCATGAGTACCAAATCAAATAAGAAACATTTGAAGAATAGAGCTTGTTATAGTTTGATTTCataaatttattcatttttaaagATGTTAAAAAGGAGTTGTCGCCAGAGATTCCAACCATTAGATCGCGTGTCTTGTTTTCAGGCACAGTGGTTCCTTCGTTTACAGTTTCACCAATGGTTACATCTTGTGAATTGGACTGCTGCTCTCCTACATCCTGTTTTGCAGCTTCTTCGGCAGCCTTCTTTGCAGCAGCTTCTTGCCTTGCCCTCTCTTCTTCCATTGAAACTCGAAGAGCAAGAGCAAGTTCAGGATCCAGGTTTGGATCCACACCGAAGTCAAAGCCAGATACTCCACCAGCTGCAGCTGCAGCTGCTGCAGCCGCAAAACCACTGCCCCCTTCTCCATCACCGGTGAAGATAGGGGTACTGAAAGACAGAAATAATGTCAAAAATAAGAAAGTACATTAAATTTTAGTTGACAGAGATAGCATCTCAAATCACCTGATCAGCACATCAGAAAGAGCACTTGGACCAGGAGGAACGTGAACAATATGACTGCTATCATTATTGTTAACTGCCGAAAGTAATGCCTCAAGCTTCTCAGCCTTTTCGCCATCTTCTTCACCAAAATTTATAATATCGAGAGATACACTGttctttttcaattttcttcCAATCAACTCTAACACTTTCTTGTCATATTTAACAGGACTAAAAACACGGGAATTAACAATATGTAAGGtcgaaatgaaaaaaaaaagacaaaaagaGGACCTCAAATTACATAATGGTTGAGTTATACCTTCCCGCAAACACGATTATCCTTTGTTGTTGCTTCTTGTTTTGTCTATGCTTGAGAGCCAATTGCGCCACCTGGATCCCAGCAGTCAAGTTCATCTCGCCACCGATTTCTAAGCCTAAAACAGAAAAGAACAATGTCCATAGATTCCCAATAATGCAGCAATTGGCAATCACAGAAAAGATAGAAACACAacctcaatttttttaaaaaacattcaTGCATCAAATGTGAACTCAAACCCAAAGTCCAAACACTAATACTTGAGAATCGAACTACACCACTACCAAGCTAATTTATCGGCCATGACCTCAACTCATTTTCACATCCATAAAAGCAAACCCATTTCCTTTTTGAGGTAAGTGCCTTAGAACTCTTAGCTTCTAATAATCCACACCTTAGTCATGGAgcgcaaaaaaataaaatagaaaatatacACGAAGATGTTCAAAACTGTAAATACAATAATGCAAGCTGACCGTGCATGCAAGCCAAGATTTTTCCGAGATCACTAGTCGGAGTGACTAATACTCGAACCCCTTTTCCTGCCATCGTTAATATCCCGACGGTGTTCTCCGGATTGGACTACAATACAGTTAAACCACTTAATAAAACGTACCAGAACTATCTAATAAATAGCGCTTGAATTAACTAGTAGTCGGGGCACAATAAAATAGGATCCCTAgtcacaagaaaataaaaagggGGTAGATATTCAAACCGAAATCAGTGAAATTTTGTTAATAAATACCTGAGTCTTAGCTCCACAAATCAGATTAACGGCGTCGGCTTGCGCTTGAAATCGATTGGGAGAGTAATCACCGTTGCGCATCCACTCAGAATTATCGATGCAGATCATTGTCGCCTATTTTTTCACAGAAAAAGGCGGTAAGCAAACAAATGGAAACACAATGAAACCCTAATcctaagaagaagaaaaaacaaGTACGAAAATCTCGAAACAGACCTCAAGCACCATGATTGTCACGAATTGGTATCGGCTTGATCGGAGAATTGAAAGGGTGTCGAGGGGTTATTCGTCTCTTAGCTTCGTTTCCACAGAAGAACTTgggtttgtttatattttcgcCGGAGTTGGTATATACTGTTGTTAGTGTGAAAGTGGGCCATATCTGGCAGGCTATGACCCAAAATTTAGCTTGGACCGAAAATTGGAGCTAAAACATGGCCCCGTAGGCCCAGAAGGCCTGttactattatttttaaaaaaaattaaattaaaagataAATAGGTAAATGTTAagattttgataaatataaccaaataatttttgtttcaaaaatacgcaaaacataaaaccaataatgaaaaatattaaatcaAGGTTAAAGATTATTTTACCAATCAATATAAtgttaatatttataataaaaacaaataattttGAGATAAATTGACTCATGAAACCTTAACTTAGGCCGTCGGTTTGGGTTACTCTAATGCAAGTTTtgttgagtaggtcttttgtgagacggttttacgaatctttatctgtgagacgggtcaatccctaccgatattcataataataagtattatcttagcataaaaagtaatattttttcattgatgacccaaataagagacatgtctcacaataatacgacctgtgagaccgtttcatacaaatttttgtcaatGTTGTTTGATGATAATAAATAACCGAAAATTATAAGtttctttttgaatttttatacgAAAAGATTCTTTTAATACATCCTAGTTTTTGTTTGATAGATGGttcttatatttattttttgatcgATTAAACAGTGTAAAAACTAAATTAAGAGATGTTCCAAATTTGTTGTGTTCAACAATTTCAGATAATTGAGGTGGTTCGTAATCATTCGCACTTCATGAGAGAAAGAAGAGAGAGCTAAGGGTGGATTGACGTGAAACCAATTCTTCGCCTTTATCTGCAGCTTTGCTGGATATTTTCTGTTAGCCAATTTGCTAATAGCGAGAAGACAAAGCACGGACAATAAAGTCGTGTatgtaaaaaagaaaaaatactaaacaaaagaaatatgttattagaaatataatatcatgtgtaTTAAACCAAcaagaataaataaatcaaaccGAGATATCTAACAAGTACATTCCTCTTAAAACATgtttgtcatatttttcaagaatcaaaATGGAAGACTTTTTCTCAAGATACAACGGGCAGACCTGTAGCGACAGTGAAACAAATCACTACGCCGGCAAACTGAAATAGTACCTGAACTTTATCGACAGATTACACAAAACCACAAACAGTTTAGGCAGAACGAGAACAAGAGGAGGACAGCGGGAACGAGGGATGAGCTGTTGACTTGTCTAGTGTGCTTGAGAGCTTAATTGGCTCGGGAAATATGCTTATCATGTACATAATTAATTGTATCAAGAAATATGCTTATCATGTACATTTTACATAAAATTCGAATGGATCCATTGGGTATGCTTGCAAGCATTTACTTAGTGAGGATCTCAACTAATGGGATGTATTTTACTTAGCAAGTAAAAAGGCAATGGGGCACTTGAATCAATTAATGAAATGCattcaatataattttaattgaaCTTACATTATTTAGGATGTattctaataataataaatgaataATTAAGTCCGAattatgtaaaataaaatattttattttgttttaaaagCTATTTTAGCAGCATTTTATATTACAGTTTGTGAAtgcttcaaaataaaaaaatatgaaagacATACACATGATGATATAAATAACTAATATAAGATAATTATAATTTCATAACTTACACAAAATATAAATTCACTAAATATGTTCCATATAATTAAACTCACAAGGTTACCAAACTTCATATCCAAAGACAAATTGAATATTAATCAGATCGTATATTGAATACAACTGGAGAGTAAAAGGCACACGATTTTGCAAGAAAAACTATCTTGCTCAGATCACATCTGCGCTGTAAAAAATTGTATGCAACATATGAATGAAGGAAAGCTTATATTAACATTATATGACTTGAAATTTGTATCGTTCTTCGAATTCTTGTGAACCATGCCCTCAAAATATCAATGATCAGAGGGTCAAAATGAAATTATATGACAAGAAAGTTACCTTTTCTTTAATTCATCACAGATGAAATCacaaaaacacaagaaaaatCAAGAATCAGTACACTTCCACATTCCATTGTTCAGATCTCTTCAACTGCTTTTTGTAATCTATCCAATCAATACCTGAAAAAGAATAAATAACAAGCTTAGATATGAGCATTTGGATCATGCAACACAGCGTATACACACATTACTGCTCCAAGTACACACATGTACGTATATTTACCTTCTTTAGCAGCCAAGGATATCATTATGTCGTCAATACCCTTCTCCATTCCCTTCAGCCCGCACATGTAGACGTAGGTGTTATCTTTCTTGAGCAGTTCCCATAGCTCTTCTGCATATTCAGCCATTCGGGTTTGGATGTACATCTTCTCTCCCTTGGCGTTTGCCTGCTCTCTGCTAACTGCATAGTCCACCCTGAAGTTTTCAGGGGATTTCTCCTTCATTTTCTCGAATTCCTGCCCCATCCACCAAAACAAGCTtggtatgtttatttgattttcttAAAATGTTATATCAACTTCACGTCACGCCATGAATGCAATAGGTCTTGATTAAGCAACATCACATATTGCGAAAGGACTATTGATACTCTATACAAGATCGAACAAGAAAATTTTAGCCTTCATTTAGCAGAATACGAATGTCAATCAGCTTCATAACTCGAGGGAGTTGGGGGTGTAAGTTTACCTCTTTGTAGAGTAATGAGCTGCTTGTAGGAACTCCCAAGAACAGCCATGCTAATCCATTGAACTTCAGTAGGAGAAACAGAAacgtataaatttatgttgtcAAAGAACAGCCACAAGATCAAATCTTATTGTAGAAACTGTGGTGGATTCGGTTTTACCTTGTAGTCATCATACTTCTCAAAGAACATTTTCCATAAGAAACCACGAAAGGGAGCAATCCCAGTCCCAGTGGCAAGCTATACAGTGAGTTCCAATTATATAAATACTAGCAATTATCAAAGAAATACATGGATTTTGTTTGAAAATTCATGATTGCAATAGCATGTAACACACCATTATAACGTTTGCATTGGGGTCTTTTGGCATGAGCATCTCTTTGCCTACAGGTCCAGTTATTTTCACTTCAGCTCCTGGTTTCAAGTCACCTGAAGAAAAGATATATACCATTAAAACTTTGCTCAAATTCAGAAAATAAGCAAGTATAGTGTAGCTTTTATCATTTTCAACTGTCTATAGAATCTAGTCATTACACAAGAAGTTTGAGCAAACGCCTTTGACGATTTCCCCTTGGTCGTTGGTGTAGACAAGCCTTTTAACACACAAAGAAACCTGTACAAAGAATAATTATTCCTAGAATCTCACTTTCTTCTTGCTAATAACCTTTCACATTATCGAATTCTTACAGTCTTGGAATCCCCAAAGTCGCCAAGGGCACTGCTTGCGATTGAGTATAGCCGTAACTTGTGAGGCTTCCCATTCTTGTCTACCCCATCTGCAATCACCCCAATTGACTGTCCTTCGCTGTAAGGTACCTCCCCTGTTCAAGAAACAATCAAGACACATTTAAACAACATAAACAATCGGCTTCGCAATTCAACACTGCACTAGCCATCTCATCATGATTCATATACATGACCCAAGTGAATATGTGATACAACCATCTCCAAATTGTAATGGGCGGGACATGTGTGAGATTCACAATAGGTTATCTAGTACTAGAGTCATTGTTTTCGTAGTTAGCAGAATTTATTGTATATAGTCTCGCTTGCCATGCTGGAAAAGTGAGAATTCATCAAAAAATCAATCGAATCAACTACTCTACTCAATGACAATATGCTACAGATGGAAAAATACCCTCGGTGCTGAAAACCATGTGCCACGTTTCACCGGGAGCATCATCAGCTGTGATCTTGGTGTTAAGAAGACACTTGCCAACGTATGGATCCTTAGGCTTGAACTTGTTTACTATCACCCCTTCTTCCTGTTTCTTTGAAACCTTCTCTGCCTTGGCAGGGGCGTCTGTGGTAACTTGTGCTTTAATGAGCACTACTGGGGCACCTGATGACACATTCCTGTAGAATAAAGGAACCTGCACAAGATCTGTTCAGTAACATAAATTTAGAAGGCGCAGATTAACGGAGCAAACCACTCAAATGAAAAATCTTGAAATCTAAAGGAGTAAACTTTACTCCTTTGATACAGAAGGCAACGATTTTTCTACACGTGAAGCTTTCGACCACTCAAATACACTAGCTTGCCCTCGTCAAAATTCCCAACAGTTGCCCAAAGTTTTGCAACCACAAAACTAATACTACAGCACAAGTGATCAAACAATTTCCAAAAAAACCTTGTACTGTAATATAAGAATAAAACAGCAACGAGAGTATTACATGAAAAATGCCGTGTTGCGAGGGGCGAATTCTTGGAACAAAGTATCAAAAAACTCGAGATAAACACAAAAAATACATGAAGAAAAAACAAAACCCGTAACTTGATATGAAATTTCTTGAAGTAAAGAACAATGAAAAACATCAAGTGAGGATCAAACCTTGTTGAAATTGATTCTTTCTGTGGAAATAATGGATGTTCTGGCAGGAAGAAGAGAAGAGGACTTGGAGGAAGGGAGAGACACGGCAGCACTGACTGCAGCAGCCATGGCTGTAAATGACAGTGAACTTAAAGCTTCAACAGTGAAAAATAGAAGAAAGGGAGTGGGAAGATAAAGTGATGCTGTGAACACTAAGAAAATTTGGAGCAGAAATGAGTATGAGGATCCTTTGATTGGGTGGAGGAGATTCGAAGGCCAATGCATGGAGGGTGTGAGGATAAGAAAATGTGCAATATCTGATTCTCATATTTCAGCCTCAGGATTAAAAAAAGATTCGTCTCAATTTGCCAATATAGATTCTACTAATAGAAAACTAAATTGATTTATCTGAAATTAAATTATCTTGGACCTCGTAGAGCAGcgtgagattttttttttccccatAAAAAATTGGTGTTGTATCTCGTTGTAAGCTTAGAATAGACATGTCGTCTTTGAAATTCTTTTGGTTATAAAAGTTGAGTTTTTTTAAGGAAAATATAGCttttatttatgataaaatatATGGATATATGTTTATTGTatctatattttattttaccATTGATAAAATTACATGATGACTCCTGGATTTCAGATTATCCATCTAGTAATCCCTGAGAGTTTGAGACATTTGACAATCTAATTAACTCCACATTACTCCCAAAAATATGAACTACCTGCATCCTACAAAATTACTCAAGAATGAATATAGTAAAGAAAATGAAGTAAAAAAGATTGGAAAATCTTCATCGATTCAATGGTGTCCCTGAAGATTGATAGAGTAACAACTGCCTTTCAACGCCTTCTAACAATGTGCACATGTATTCATCTCGCATCAACCAGAGTTCGTTTTCGGCCCATTTCAGCACAGTGAGCAAGTTCACCTGCGCGACATCTTCGCTGTCTGGCACGTGCAATCCGATATAGCACACCACTGTCAATGCACGTTTTTTAACAATCTTCTCTCCGAAGTACACTAGCTGAACTAGGTGATGCACTCCTCCTACGCTGATGATTAACTTAGAGTAATGCTGGTGAAGATCATTTTCAGGGCAAATGAACTTGGTGAGAGTGGCACAAACTTCACTATCAACCTCGGCTTCTCCCTTGTCTAGTAAATTTACAAGGGGGCTTATCATTCTTGCACCTTCTGCACAGAAATTTTGAGCCAAATTtccaattattttaatgcaaggAACGAGTATTTTTGAATCGGCCTCGTTAATGACCGTAAAGAGCTGATCAAAGACTGCTTGGCAGGCAGGCGAGTTGGGGTTGAATGCCGATTTTAACTCTGCATTTCCCTCTGCAAGTGCGGTGATCTCCATCAATGCCCATGGCCAAATTGTGACGAACTTCTTCAGGCCCATTCTTCAAAAGATCAGCGAAGATCCGTAAAGTTCTTGGCTTCGAAATGCTTAGGCAAATGGCATGATTCCCTTTAGCAAGGTAGCGAAGGGCTCTTAAAACCATCGTCTTTCTATATGCTTCGGTCACAGGGTCCTCCACTTCTTGAGCTCCAACACTCGCTCCAGATACCAATAAATGTACAGGATTTACCATGGCAACATCTTTGTCATTGCTCGTGCCAAGGTTGTTCTGAATAAAACCATTGTTACCCCGCAAAGCCCTGGTACCATTAACCACATCTTGCTCCAGATTAGGCTGCTCAGTCCTCAATGGACTGGAGATGTAGTTTTCAACATCCTCACCATTCCCGCTAATCTCAATGGCATTTGCTGCAGTACTGCTACCAGTATCACTTGTCAATAAAACGGTATTGATGGCAAAATGGTATTTGCTTCTGAAGGCGAGATGACTAACGAGCAACGGAATAATGCCGAGCCGTGCAAAAAGATCCTGGCATTTGGGGTAATGTGAGGAAAATTCTGACACAGCCCAAGCAACTAAAGCCTGAACTTTCATCGGGCCTCTTTTGAGTACTTTTACAAAGACTAAGCAAACGTCAGTATGTATCATTTTCTTGACATTTTCAGGGTCATTTCCAAGCAATCCAATCGCCCTGGCGGCATTCTCCCGCCCTTCCTAATGCACCTACCTTCATCAATTTTGACAAGGGTAAAACTCCACCGTCCTCAATAAACAACTTTCCAAACCGATCATTTTCGCGAAATAAAGTAACCAGAAGCCCAGACGCATTGGATCGACCCTCCATTGAACCCATGGACAAGATGGCGATCTGCTCCAATATAAGGCAGATGATTGGGTCATTGCAGGCGAATGGAGGTAAGCCAATGTGGCCCTCATAGCCAGCAGAGATTTTTAGAAGCCAGCTGACATCGACAATAGATGATTGTAGTTGAGATGACACTTTGGGGAAGGCGGCAGTGGGTATAATGGTGAACGCACGCTTCAGGACATTGGCAGAACATTTCAGCAGCAAGGCCAGTGCTTCATCCAGGACTTGCTCCGTGTAGCTAACGATGCGGCGAGCAAAGTAATGCTTGCGGGCACGCGCCTGCAGGCGCAGAAGATACGCGAGTGTCCCAGTCTTGGATTTAAGGTCCGCGCATTCTCGTTTGAAAAGGATGGCAAAATCCGCCGCAAGTATCACCTGATCCGCCAACAAGATAGACTTCTCCAAGATGTGGGGAGACGTGATTGGTTTCTCTAACAATTTTTTCACCAATTCCTCTGATAAAAGTGCATGAGACATCATAGAGAAGAAACGTTACATGAAAGCAGAGAATAATCAATCCCCAAAACGAATAGCTCATATAATTACTAAAATCAAAGATGGATTACAATAGTACCAGGAACATCTGCAAGCTGGCTGAGAATTGATTTCAAAACCCGAAAAAGAAATCTGGGAATAATCGGAGAAGGAGCTGCTGCAGCTGCTGAAGCTGGGACAGAGCGCAAGCTGGCGAAGGTTCTCTGTTTTCAGCGTGGCGACCACCAGCCTCTCCCAGTTATCATACACATTCggcataattaaaaaaaaaattctgtgTTTTCTACAGTTTCTTggattattattgttgttgaaGAAGAAGCAGACCAAGAACTATCAGTTTTGGTCTTCGGAAACTTCTCCTCATGTCAGCGGTGGCTTCCTTTTCCCCTCTTTATCTCTTTCCCATTCAAGAGCCAATGAATGATACTCatataaataaatgaaaataatgattttgaattaaccctttttttttggaatattttttaaaagaaaaatataacatattcaaCCAGGCCATACAGAGTAATTTTCCCTCGCATTGATTAATTATCGACTAATCAAACATTATTATTTGGTTGATGAACCATGCGTTGCAACTTATTTTTTAAGACTAAATCAACTAATATAATAATATccttaaaatttcttaaattgtAACTGCACGAATTTAAATATCTCTATTCAATCTAAATCATACGCAAATACCATAAAAAGATGGGTTTTCAGGTGATTAATGGCTGCCATACTTGTGACACCATGTCGTCTTTCTTATGAATTTTTTATCCAATTTTTCTTGgcaaaaactcgtgtgagacggtgtcacgggtcgtattttatgagacggatatgTTATTTGGGTcatgcatgaaaaaatattactttttattgtgaatatcggtaagattgacccgtctcacagataaagattcatgagaccgtctcacagaagACCTACTCATTTTTCTTCACGTGATtctttaaataattgattttgtTTAAACTGCAAACTTCCAAGTAACATATTTTTTGCTTGATATAGCGGCTAATATTATATAATGTTGACATTTTTACTCAAATAGTGAGAGGATAATATGAAAACTTTTTGATTGGAGATATATCTTGAATAAGATGTAAGATATAGATAGCACACCCGTAGTAGATAAAAGAAACtattgtatttatttttaatcaaatcgtaaaaaaaaaaaaacaaaacaaaactttCAGAATCAGATATAGTAATAGACAAGGTAAAAATTCAACTTTAAAGGTGTGTTCTCTAAATGTAATTGAACAAAGTATAAGTATGAAAATTTGGAGAAATTAAAAAAGACACTGATAGCCAATCAATTCCAATGGTTCTAAAATTCGTTAAAGACTAATCAGACGTCAGACTTGGGATGGCAATGGTATGAGACGGGGACGGGTTCGCCATCCCCGTACCCGTCCCCGATTTCCATCACCACCCCAATACCCGCCCCGATCCTcgttttttcgggttcggggaatTCCCTAAACCCGAAACTTCGGGGATCAATTTCTCATCCCCGTCCCCATCtccatttcaaaaatattaatatgacaaGACGATGTCGGATTCGAAAATTTTCTccaaccaaaacttattattatctattattattaatgataatattaatattaatatcaatattaataataatatttttatttttattttaaaaaataataatattattgatattattttcgggacGGGTTCGGGTATGGAGATAGTAATCCCATAACCGTCCCGAACTATATcggggatttttttaaatccccgaACTCGAAAAAATCGAAGATCCTCATGTCCGTTTCGAGTTTTCTCCGCGGGGCTCCAAACCGACGGGAATTTTGCCATCCCTACGTC
It contains:
- the LOC142536861 gene encoding ferredoxin--NADP reductase, leaf-type isozyme, chloroplastic isoform X1 → MHWPSNLLHPIKGSSYSFLLQIFLVFTASLYLPTPFLLFFTVEALSSLSFTAMAAAVSAAVSLPSSKSSSLLPARTSIISTERINFNKVPLFYRNVSSGAPVVLIKAQVTTDAPAKAEKVSKKQEEGVIVNKFKPKDPYVGKCLLNTKITADDAPGETWHMVFSTEGEVPYSEGQSIGVIADGVDKNGKPHKLRLYSIASSALGDFGDSKTVSLCVKRLVYTNDQGEIVKGVCSNFLCDLKPGAEVKITGPVGKEMLMPKDPNANVIMLATGTGIAPFRGFLWKMFFEKYDDYKFNGLAWLFLGVPTSSSLLYKEEFEKMKEKSPENFRVDYAVSREQANAKGEKMYIQTRMAEYAEELWELLKKDNTYVYMCGLKGMEKGIDDIMISLAAKEGIDWIDYKKQLKRSEQWNVEVY
- the LOC142536861 gene encoding ferredoxin--NADP reductase, leaf isozyme 1, chloroplastic isoform X2; translation: MVFSTEGEVPYSEGQSIGVIADGVDKNGKPHKLRLYSIASSALGDFGDSKTVSLCVKRLVYTNDQGEIVKGVCSNFLCDLKPGAEVKITGPVGKEMLMPKDPNANVIMLATGTGIAPFRGFLWKMFFEKYDDYKFNGLAWLFLGVPTSSSLLYKEEFEKMKEKSPENFRVDYAVSREQANAKGEKMYIQTRMAEYAEELWELLKKDNTYVYMCGLKGMEKGIDDIMISLAAKEGIDWIDYKKQLKRSEQWNVEVY
- the LOC142536860 gene encoding 26S proteasome non-ATPase regulatory subunit 4 homolog: MVLEATMICIDNSEWMRNGDYSPNRFQAQADAVNLICGAKTQSNPENTVGILTMAGKGVRVLVTPTSDLGKILACMHGLEIGGEMNLTAGIQVAQLALKHRQNKKQQQRIIVFAGSPVKYDKKVLELIGRKLKKNSVSLDIINFGEEDGEKAEKLEALLSAVNNNDSSHIVHVPPGPSALSDVLISTPIFTGDGEGGSGFAAAAAAAAAGGVSGFDFGVDPNLDPELALALRVSMEEERARQEAAAKKAAEEAAKQDVGEQQSNSQDVTIGETVNEGTTVPENKTRDLMDDDNALLHQALEMSMDDSSSVVAVRDTDMSDASADDHDLQLALQLSVQDSTADQTSQTDVNKLLGDQSFMSSILASLPGVDPNDPHVKDLLASMQSQSEIKDEDKEPKEDEKK